From Elaeis guineensis isolate ETL-2024a chromosome 16, EG11, whole genome shotgun sequence, a single genomic window includes:
- the LOC105059203 gene encoding F-box protein At5g49610-like, with protein sequence MASMQEGHEDSQSSSPLPEDAVFEILTRASLESLPACRRVCRQWRRLTYDPLFTSLHCNRTQTISGYFLQTLRRNRYYSSFVSIQPLPPSVRPLSLDFLPKDVKIEAVGCRGIVLCTAQEYRGIPRYYVCKPATRQWRWIPNPKTRYLTERIAILAGSTGALEYKIVRFSRPKQKLDHLRCEIFDSQSQAWRRSRDVQLPPGSLRHEAAVSVHGALHWLTYGHGVFAFDVHKESWKLILLPEEVGGDEMRWDCRRLVKCEGQLCLVLVEKEWVEIWVMGDYKEQRWEKRKVVSLEAIREEKLALSIKDIYLPDVAFMDSFFRVIWYDFWRGVLAKVDIDHPFAQEVFKFESDLVSME encoded by the exons ATGGCGTCCATGCAAGAAGGTCATGAAGACTCCCAGAGCTCCTCGCCGCTGCCGGAGGATGCCGTCTTCGAGATCCTCACCCGAGCCTCACTCGAATCCCTCCCCGCTTGCCGACGTGTCTGCCGGCAATGGCGTCGTCTCACCTACGACCCTCTCTTCACCTCCCTCCATTGCAACCGAACCCAGACGATATCAGGTTACTTCCTCCAAACCCTGCGGCGCAACCGCTACTACTCGAGCTTCGTCTCCATCCAACCATTACCACCCTCGGTCCGACCTTTATCGCTCGACTTCCTTCCCAAAGATGTTAAGATCGAAGCGGTGGGATGTCGAGGTATCGTTCTTTGCACCGCCCAAGAATACCGCGGCATCCCCCGGTATTATGTCTGCAAGCCAGCAACTCGGCAATGGCGGTGGATACCAAACCCAAAGACCAGGTATCTCACTGAGAGGATTGCTATACTCGCCGGCTCCACTGGAGCGTTGGAGTATAAGATTGTTCGGTTCTCTCGGCCAAAACAGAAGCTCGACCACTTGCGGTGTGAGATATTCGACTCGCAGTCTCAAGCTTGGAGGCGGTCGAGGGACGTCCAGCTGCCTCCAGGCTCGCTCAGGCACGAGGCAGCGGTGTCGGTCCATGGAGCTCTCCACTGGCTGACGTACGGTCATGGAGTCTTTGCGTTTGATGTCCACAAGGAGAGCTGGAAATTGATTCTATTGCCGGAAGAGGTTGGTGGGGATGAGATGAGGTGGGACTGCAGGAGATTAGTGAAGTGTGAAGGGCAACTTTGCTTGGTGCTAGTTGAGAAAGAGTGGGTGGAGATTTGGGTCATGGGTGACTACAAGGAGCAAAGATGGGAGAAGAGAAAGGTGGTGAGCTTAGAAGCCATCAGGGAGGAGAAGCTAGCTTTGAGCATCAAGGATATATATTTGCCTGATGTTGCATTTATGGATAGTTTCTTCAGGGTGATATG GTATGACTTTTGGCGCGGAGTGCTCGCAAAGGTTGACATTGACCATCCGTTTGCTCAGGAGGTTTTCAAGTTCGAGTCTGATCTGGTCTCGATGGAGTGA
- the LOC105058906 gene encoding protein DJ-1 homolog D: MAAQKRVLLLCGDYAEDYEVMVPFQALQAYGIAVDAVCPGKKAGEICRTAVQEITVHQTYCEWRGHNFTLNATFDEINVSKYDAVVIPGGRAPEYLAMNESVWNVVSMFSDSGKVIASICHGQLILAAAGLVKGRKCTAYPTLKPALIAAGCHWVEAETLAKCVADGNLVTGTTYRGHPEYISLLVKALGGTVTGSDKKILFLCGDYMEDYEIKVPFQSLQALGCMVDAVCPNKGAGEKCPTAIHDFEGDQTYSEKPGHNFTLTASFEGLDASCYDALVIPGGRSPEYLALNDKVIALVKEFMAKGKPVASICHGQQILSAAGVLKGRKCTAYPAVKLDVVLAGATWLEPKPIDRCFTDGNLVTGAAWPGHPEFISQLMALLGIKVTF, encoded by the exons atggcgGCTCAGAAGAGGGTTCTGCTATTATGCGGAGACTATGCGGAAGACTACGAG GTGATGGTGCCATTCCAAGCGCTGCAAGCGTATGGAATAGCTGTTGATGCAGTTTGTCCTGGAAAGAAAGCCGGCGAGATATGCCGCACCGCCGTTCAAGAGATTACTGTCCATCAG ACATATTGTGAATGGAGAGGTCATAACTTCACGCTTAATGCGACATTCGATGAGATTAATGTGAGCAAATATGATGCAGTAGTAATCCCTGGAGGCCGTGCACCAGAGTACCTTGCGATGAATGAGTCGGTTTGGAATGTTGTATCGATGTTTTCAGACTCTGGAAAAGTAATTGCATCGATTTGCCATGGACAGCTGATTTTGGCAGCTGCAGGATTGGTGAAAGGTCGCAAATGCACAGCTTATCCCACCCTAAAGCCAGCTCTTATTGCTGCGGGCTGTCACTGGGTTGAAGCAGAGACGTTGGCGAAATGTGTTGCTGATGGTAATCTTGTAACAGGAACCACATATCGAGGACATCCTGAATATATCAGCCTGTTGGTCAAAGCACTTGGAGGGACTGTGACAGGCTCGGATAAAAAGATTTTGTTCCTTTGTGGG GATTACATGGAGGATTATGAGATAAAGGTTCCATTTCAATCTCTCCAAGCTCTTGGTTGCATGGTTGATGCAGTCTGCCCTAATAAAGGTGCAGGCGAAAAGTGTCCAACAGCCATCCATGACTTTGAGGGTGACCAGACTTACAGTGAAAAGCCAGGCCATAATTTCACTCTTACAGCATCTTTTGAAGGTTTGGATGCTTCATGCTATGATGCACTGGTGATACCTGGAGGGCGTTCCCCAGAGTACCTTGCATTAAACGATAAAGTCATTGCTTTGGTGAAGGAGTTCATGGCTAAGGGAAAGCCAGTTGCATCCATTTGCCATGGACAGCAGATCTTATCTGCTGCTGGAGTTCTTAAG GGGAGGAAATGCACAGCATACCCTGCTGTGAAGCTTGATGTGGTGCTGGCAGGAGCAACATGGTTGGAGCCCAAACCCATAGATCGTTGCTTCACCGATGGCAATTTAGTGACAGGTGCAGCTTGGCCTGGGCACCCGGAATTCATATCTCAGCTTATGGCTTTGCTTGGTATCAAGGTCACATTCTAA
- the LOC105058905 gene encoding protein OXIDATIVE STRESS 3 has protein sequence MDASFTPQGNHGTMVEKEDLGSMSSSSENSSVSSDFMDDAISSTSSSSPPNKDDHFEGGPLYGMSSLIAQLPFKRGVSKFYNGKSQSFTSLSNVRSLEDLAKPERPCRKKLKSSRSCEGYLDRQKSLSPKGCSKTIMKKASRGSLLSLSARSRPPIPPQKSSNFSSHNLLFA, from the exons ATGGATGCTTCTTTTACACCACAAGGCAACCATGGGACCATGGTTGAGAAGGAGGACCTTGGGTCCATGTCTTCTTCCTCGGAGAATTCTTCGGTGTCGTCGGACTTCATGGATGATGCAATCTCTTCGACTTCTTCTTCATCGCCGCCGAACAAGGATGATCATTTTGAAGGTGGACCTCTATATGGCATGTCTTCTCTCATAGCCCAACTTCCCTTCAA GAGAGGGGTGTCAAAGTTCTACAATGGGAAATCTCAGTCATTCACATCTTTATCTAATGTGAGGAGCTTGGAGGATCTTGCCAAGCCTGAAAGGCCATGCAGGAAAAAACTCAAGTCATCAAGGAGCTGTGAAGGGTATTTGGACAGGCAGAAATCACTGTCCCCCAAAGGGTGTTCCAAGACCATCATGAAGAAGGCCTCAAGGGGCTCCTTATTATCACTCAGTGCAAGGAGCAGGCCCCCCATTCCTCCACAGAAATCAAGCAACTTTTCTAGCCATAACCTTTTGTTTGCTTGA